In Candidatus Palauibacter soopunensis, the genomic stretch GCGCGGAAGGTGTCGACCCTGAGATCCTCGTCGTTGACCTCGATCTCGATGTCCTCATCCACGACCGGGTAGACGAAGACGGAGGCGAACGAGGTGTGGCGGCGCCCCTGCGAGTCGAAGGGGGAGATGCGCACAAGGCGGTGGACACCCCGTTCGGCCGAAAGATACCCGTAGGCGAACTGTCCTTCCACATCGAGCGTGGCCGACTTGATCCCCGCTTCCTCGGCCGGAAGGAGATCCATGACCTCGACATCGTAGTCGTGCTGTTCGGCCCAGCGCAGGTACATGCGCATGAGCATCTCCGCCCAGTCCTGCGACTCGGTCCCGCCGGCGCCCGGGTTGATCGTGACGAGCGCGCTGCGGTGGGCGTCCTCCCCGCGCAGCATGTTCCGCGACTCCAGGCGAGCGGCCTCCATCTCCGCCCGCTCGAGTCCCGCTTCGAGTTCCGCCTGCAGCTCGGCGTCGTCCTCGTCCTCGAGCAGAAGCGCCATCTCGAACAGATCGTCCACCCGGGCGGAGCAGTCCGCCCATGGACGGGTCCAACCCTTGAGAAGGTTCGCCTCGCCGATGACCTCTTTCGCGCCGTCGCGGTCGTTCCAGAAGTCGGGGGCCGCCATCTTCTTTTCGAGTTCCGCGATGCGGATCAGCTTCGCGGAGATCTCAAAGATACCCCCGTAGCTCATCGAGCCGGCTGCGCAGCGCCTCCGCACGCTCTTTCTGTCTCACCAACTCCGTCATTCCGGCTCCAGTCCCTCCGTGCGACGCCAGGTCCGTATGGGGTGTGATGGCGTGGTGTCTCCGAACCACGCTGGGCGTAAATAGACCACGTTTCCCCGCGGAAGGCGAACTTTCGAGAGCCGCGTTACACGAGGTCGAAATCGACCCGGCGTGCCTCGCGATCCACGCGGACGACCTGAACCCCCACCGGGTCCCCGAGCCGGTAGCTCCTTCGCGTCCGCCGGCCCCGGAGGGCGTGCTTCTTCCGGTCGTGTACGTAGTGGTCCCCCGCGAGGCGGCTTACATGGACGAGCCCTTCGATGTCATACGCGTCGAGCCGGACGAAGAAGCCGAAGCGGGCTGTGGCGCTGATCGTCCCGTCGAAGTGGTCGCCCACATGCCGTTCCATGAACTCGACCTTCTTGAGTTCCACCGAGTCCCGCTCCGCCCGGGCCGCGTTCTCCTCGCGTGCCGAGGCGTGCCGGGCGGTCGCCGAGAGCCAGTCGCGGCTGATGTCGCGAACGCTGCCCGCCTCCGTCAGCCAGCGCGCCAGTTGCCGGTGGACGACGAGGTCCGGATACCGCCGGATGGGCGAGGTGAAGTGGAGGTACGCCGGCGAAGCGAGGCCGTAATGGCCCTCGTTGCGCGTCTCGTAGCGGGCCTTGGCGAGACTCCGCAGCACCTGGACCGAGATGATCGGCTCCTCCACCCTGCCCTTCACCGCGTCGAGCAGCCGCTGGAAGTCGCGCGGGCGCGGATTCCGCTCCGGGAAGGAGAGCCCGAATTCGCCGGCGAGGAGGCGCAGCGTGTCGAGCTTCTCCGGGTTCGGTTCCTCGTGTATGCGGTAGAGTACCGGAACCGCCTCCTCGATCGCCCACCTCGCCACCGCTTCGTTCGCGGCGATCATCAGATCTTCGATCAGCCGGTGCGAGTCGAGCCGCTCGCGCCGCCGCACGTCGACGGGAGCCCCCCCTTCGTCGAGTACGACCCGGGACTCCGGCAGGTCGAAGTCGAGGCTGCCCCGTGCCCTGCGCCGCCGACGGAAGCTTCGGCTCACCTCCAGCAACGCCCGAAGATCTTCGGACAGGCCCGGATCCCGCTCCGTCGCCGGAGTGTTCCTGCCGTCGATCGCGTGCTGCGCCTCTTCGTAGGAGAGCCGGTGGACGCTTCGGATGACGGCCCGGGCGAGGCGCGTCCCGTGGTGCGCTCCCCGGCGATCGACGGTGAGGAAAGCGGCCAGCGTGAGCCGATCTTCGCCGGGCACGAGCGAGCAGAGGTCGCTCGACAGCGCGTGGGGCAGCATGGGCAGCACGCGATCCACGAGGTAGACGCTCGTGCCGCGCTCCCAGGCTTCCGTGTCGAGCCCATCGCCCTCGCGCACATAGTGAGATACGTCCGCGATGTGAATTCCGATCCGCGCCCCGCCCCCCGCGAGCCGCTCGATGGAGATCGCGTCATCGTGGTCGCGCGCGTCTCCGGGATCGATCGTGATTACGCGGTCACTCCGACAATCCTCGCGCCCGGCGAGATCGGCCGCCCGGATCCCCCGCGCGGCCAGCGCCACCGCCGCCTTCTCGACAGCTTCAGGGAACGCATCCGGGATCCCGTATGCCGCCTGGATCGCGAGCACCGCCACGGCGGGATCCCCGGACGGCCCGAGCACGCGCTCGACGCGCCCCGCGGGGCCCGGACCCTCTTCCCCCCAATCCGTGACCTCGACGACCACGAGGTCGCCGGACTCGGCCTCTCCGCGCTCGCGCGCCGGGATGAACACGTCGATCCCGAGCTTCGGCTGGGTCGTGCCGAGCCACCCGTG encodes the following:
- the prfB gene encoding peptide chain release factor 2 (programmed frameshift), which codes for MTELVRQKERAEALRSRLDELRGYLEISAKLIRIAELEKKMAAPDFWNDRDGAKEVIGEANLLKGWTRPWADCSARVDDLFEMALLLEDEDDAELQAELEAGLERAEMEAARLESRNMLRGEDAHRSALVTINPGAGGTESQDWAEMLMRMYLRWAEQHDYDVEVMDLLPAEEAGIKSATLDVEGQFAYGYLSAERGVHRLVRISPFDSQGRRHTSFASVFVYPVVDEDIEIEVNDEDLRVDTFRASGAGGQHVNKTDSAVRITHLPTGIVVSCQQERSQHKNKSKAMKMLQAALYQRAVEEREARRAELEGAKTRIEWGRQIRSYVLQPYKMVKDHRTNLEVGNVDAVLDGEIDGFIQAFLQESGRTGA
- the rnr gene encoding ribonuclease R; translated protein: MPRLSSEIRSRRRDSDHAHRRGEASLTPRGRDRGRRRSRGPRRSRGGRRVSGRLQRIESGAAFVIPDEGDEDIFVRARDLGTAVDGDRVTVRIEDRGRRGPRGSIIEVLDRARSHVVGVFHGERGHGWLGTTQPKLGIDVFIPARERGEAESGDLVVVEVTDWGEEGPGPAGRVERVLGPSGDPAVAVLAIQAAYGIPDAFPEAVEKAAVALAARGIRAADLAGREDCRSDRVITIDPGDARDHDDAISIERLAGGGARIGIHIADVSHYVREGDGLDTEAWERGTSVYLVDRVLPMLPHALSSDLCSLVPGEDRLTLAAFLTVDRRGAHHGTRLARAVIRSVHRLSYEEAQHAIDGRNTPATERDPGLSEDLRALLEVSRSFRRRRRARGSLDFDLPESRVVLDEGGAPVDVRRRERLDSHRLIEDLMIAANEAVARWAIEEAVPVLYRIHEEPNPEKLDTLRLLAGEFGLSFPERNPRPRDFQRLLDAVKGRVEEPIISVQVLRSLAKARYETRNEGHYGLASPAYLHFTSPIRRYPDLVVHRQLARWLTEAGSVRDISRDWLSATARHASAREENAARAERDSVELKKVEFMERHVGDHFDGTISATARFGFFVRLDAYDIEGLVHVSRLAGDHYVHDRKKHALRGRRTRRSYRLGDPVGVQVVRVDREARRVDFDLV